The Theobroma cacao cultivar B97-61/B2 chromosome 1, Criollo_cocoa_genome_V2, whole genome shotgun sequence genome contains the following window.
CTTTTCCATTTACACTTTACACataattttgtcattattTCATACCCTTTATCTCTAACTGTTTCAATTTCTAACTATTCTGTAGGAAACATTTGAGAAAATCATGGAAAGTAAGCAAACCTTCGTTTTACTTTTTTGTAGGCCGCTTTTTTCTTTGTACAGCTATCGTTGCGTCATGTAACTGTATATGTTTTACAGATTTGAATCTTCCATATCCAAAAATGATTGATGTAGCTGTTCCTGCAAACATGGTTTGTGGTTTACAAGATACTGCAGAGCCAGTTCAGGCTGCATCATCGAACTAGATATAATCAGGTATGGTTGTACAGCACCACCAGATGAAAGGATGGCTATTTGCAATGAATTTTGAGCATCATGATCTATGAATAAAATGTATGGATAATTTAAATGTTCTACTTGTATTAGATCATGTACCAAAGAAacatttttaacatgaaatgTACTTTTATAGAGGCAAAATTAGAATTGAGGAAGCTATTTTCTACTTCTATAAAGAGCTCTGCTTCTGTTGAATTAAAACACCCCTATTAAATTATATCAAGGTGCCTCTGCCAAAGGTGTAGAGGCAAGTTGGTTGATTTGTGCTTACCTTAGTGCCTGAGCGCACTCCTTGAAAACACTGCTTTTGATAGACCCAGAGATTAGTTCtgttaaaatcaatttatctAATTGCTTATTTCTTTATGCTATACATTTTGAAACACAAAATATGTGGCATTTGTATGAGCACAAGATGTCTCACTGCTGctgcaaattttatttataaggaTTTCTGTACACATGCTCTGTCATCTGAAATCTGAATGAGCTTGAAGTGTATCttaattgcttgatttttGCTTCGGTTAACTTTTTATAGCTTTAAGTGTGCTTTATCTGCGTCACTGAGTCTGGGTATTTTAGTATTTAGCCACAGTGATAGTCGTAGACTGCCAGCGGCATGCTGCTTTACTGTAACCAATGACTTATTGATATAGATGATTTTTTAGTATTTAGGTTTCAGTTGGAATCTTCTAATAGCCATATTTCTTATATGGAGATGAGGAATAGGACCTAGTCATTATTAATCGCCTAACAGAACATTAGATCCCTTAGGAGAACTGCCTCTTTACTAGTATGACTGTCcacaaaataattatattgacttAAAAGCCCTTCTTTGCCGCAGTCTGTTAAGGAGACAAGGTAGGTTTGTACTTGGGTGATGGAATGAAGAATAGAGGGCTGAGAATGGAGGTATAGGCAATCTTAGTCTATGAACCAAATGGTGCACATGAGGAAAATTAAAGAGGGTGTGTCGGAGACTTGGGGTGTGAGCAAGCCTAGCAAAGTTATTCTAATGGAAAGGTTGAGCTTGGTTTGACTACAAATGAAGATCAAAGCTCAGCCCGAACTCTATcaagctttctttttcacttaaatTTGGCTCGTTGAGTTTGTGATTTGAACTCAACTcgatttgatttaattatcATCAACTTGAGCAACAAGTTCAAACATGACCAAGCTCGAGCAATGAGTTggagtttgaaatgcaaattAAAActgtaaattataaatttacatAGGTAGAATAAATTGGTAAATATGTGAATAAtgtgatattttatttgtatatatgtaattaataaaatttaaaagctCAATTAAGCTCACACATCAAGGCCAGTCAAGCTAAGGTAGCATTTGGTATGAGGGAAGTACGAGCACATTCCCTACAATGTgttcaattaaattacattacaATATTTGTCTTACAACAAATCATTGTAATGTAATATTGCAATGcaattatatatgtaatatGATTGTAGTTCAAAATTAATGTAATTATATTACATTACACTttgcaatatttttaaagatatttttactcttcaattttattattttgttaaatgcattttgtaatgttataattaaaataaaatatataatataagaaattatattaaaaaaatgaaaataaaatatataagattacaataaaaaataaaaataaattatatgacattaaaaatatatttaagagatgatattatataaaaattaataataaaaaaatataagtatattaaatttatattttaataaataaagataattttacaaattaacATTATATTTTCAGCAAAGTACATGTAAATAAAATGTTGCAATGTTATCTTCGccatattttaatcattactTTACTTGTATATCAAATattgtaatattatttttcctcCAATCATATTgcttgcaatcacattacatgcAATCATATTGCATtgtaaaatatcaaatatcaCCCAAGTATTAAGATATTCGAACCCTTCTTTACTTGCTACTCAACCTTGAGATTGGCTTGACAGTTAGTGAGCCAAATTCAAGTCGTTGGTAAGTCATGTCTGAATGGTTCAGGATTAGATGGACTTGCTTATACGTTTACAGAACTTACTGGTTGCAGCGGGAGCTCCCAGTTAGTAAGGAAGGTAGTAGAGAGAAGTTTATTGAAGGAAGAAAGGAGGCAAAACAGAAAGCTGGAATCAAGATAAGAATCTATATACAAACATGATAGTGGAGGGTTGTCTTGTCTTTTTCATATCGTGCATGAAAGCCCGTTTCTCCTCATTAAGATTAACAGAATTAGAGGCGTCCATGGACCAGACTGGATTTTTGAGTAATAATTGTAATAAAAGTCTTTGCCCAAACTTGGCTCCACCCGAAGAAAACTAGTAGTAGAAGCCGATTCATGGCATGGAATTCAAAACCCAGGGCTGCTTGAAAGGCTGGAATTTATGTATTTAATTTCTCTAAATGatataaaaatacataaaatgtatgacaaatatattttcctaccATTACTTCCTTTTCACGAAAGTTAAAACAAAGATGGAAGACCGAACTTCTTGACTGGAATTTTACGTATAGATATACCGTCCATTTCTGGTTGAGCTATTTCTGTCTTTCTCATGTGTTTACTTACTATTACTACCATAGAAATTGTTAGATTGACTGCAAGTAATATTTTCAGTCTAAATTTGGTTTAAGCACGCTTTTGTTTGTCAAGAATGGCTGTGCAGGGATCGTATGTTCTTCTTCCTTGCATCAGAAAATTGTTTGTCTTCTTCAAGTTATGCTCATCTTAAAAAACATGTTGCTTGACTTTGAACGTATAGAATAGATAATCCAAGTCAGACTCTTTATTCTCCTATGAATTCTTCACTTTGATGGCATGTGTTGATCAGTCAATACGCCAGAATTGCCTTCACCCTTCTCTCTTCGGACCCAATTTTTCATGGTCATTTTTATATGAACACGCTGTATTGGACAGTCCTCGTCCTCCTCAATCGTCAGTTTTCTACTATGAACTGTGAAGACAGACGAAGAAAAACCCATATTTCTTTCGTGTCGTATTGAACTTTGAATAGAAACAGGGTTGAAAACGATGTAAAGAATAATCATGTTATCTTAGAATTCAGAAAGTCAATGCATCGATTCTATGTTGACATTATAAACAGACAAAAATGAGGGGAAAACCTAAAGGGTTGCCTTGTATGCTCATATCCAAACACAAGAGGACAACTTTTGTAACGGCGAAATTCCGCCTTTCAAAATCGTTTGCTTTTTCCtagaaacaaacaaacaagCACTCCTTGTTGCCTTCCAACTAGTTAAATCCTACTTCTTGAGGTTGAGGCAAACCTAACGTGATTGCGTGTTGGGAATGCCAAAGCAAACCCTCGTCCACACTTTTCAACTCCTTTTTAGAAAAcaactctttattttttttttataattaaataaattaatacatTTATCATAATAATATACTTATTTACCATTAAATCAAATGTTCAAGTGtgtaactttttttaattgatttagaATTTAGAATGTGTGCATTCTATTACAATGACTATCCAACAAATTTTAAGATTCAGTATTCATTAGTTAGTATCGGAGATTCTacgttttttatattttaaggttcaatttcaaaattataaattaataattttaatacttttttgaatagaaattttaatattttattaatgtaagaatttatgaaatattaatatttcatttcttaaATAAGTTATAgctaatcaaattaatcaataaatatgatatatatatattatatatatatgtttgataAACTAACTCTCAACCTTTTTACATTAGATGAAAAATCTTtgatagaaaaatgaaaataatttatcaaaataataatgaatttgttaccaaaacaaaaagtatattcgtaaccaaaaaaaaatggagaaaaataTGTGATACCCTTTGAGTCGATTacaaaaagatttttcaaagaaataaaCTTGTAATgtgaatattatttttattttttagaagGAGCcagtacttttttttttcacacaTAACAAGGATAAAAATATCCAGAATCGATTTTACGAAACACTCCGTCTTGGTGTAAAATGTTGTTTACTCTTCTTTTAAACGTAAAATAGATTATCCCTAGGTACAAATACCTAATcacttttgatgattttaagATCAGTGCCATGTAAGATCATTAAATTTCTACCAAAACACaattatgacaatatatatgtGAGGGGATCATCCATATTGACCACCATTTGAACTCCTCCACGTTTTGTAATTCTATAGTTTTTTACGATTACCTATTTTATTTCTGACGTGATTCCAGAATATGATTATCTATCACATATTAAGTTAATTATCTACTATTAATCTAAGCTTTTggcaataaaattcaacaatttGAATGCATAATAGTTGCATTTAACAGGGCATTTAGATCAACTATAGTTGTGgataattttgtttctttggaAGGGCAAAAAAGGAGCTATAAGAAATAAATGTTTACGGGCTTCATGATCCTACTGGACTGCTGCTTCATTTCTTTGGATGcttaatttaacaaaataagcattatataatttgatattttgattttaacaaAGACATATGAAatatcataaattaaaattaatttgataaaaaaaaggtgaaagagaaaacaatAGACAAGAATCATAGAGATGTACATGGATCCAAGCCAATCCCaccaatccttttttttttcaaaaagtcAAATCCAAATTCTACTCAACTTGTCctttttaactaattattttattatttaaaataataatttattttttatataaaattaataaatctaTAATATTTTGCTAATTAAATAAGTTAGACGAGCCCTGCCTATATCCAAAGTCGCCTGATGATGAAAACCGGACCCACGAAACTAAAAGGATAACCCGGTATGTGAACACCTCTAGGACAAAAACTAAGCACGATAGCCCACAAGGCGAGAACATTAATATAGCAGTCCCCAGTATGAAAGCATTGTCATGTGCTTATTGGGGGAAACGGTAAGGGCCGTCACTCCAACAATCGCCTTCCAAAACTCGAGGCCATAAGAAGCGACGTAACCTCTCTTTTTCCAACGCAAAACCAGCCACCTGATGTTTAGGTGAACATGAAAGATGGCTTTCGGCTTGATCTCAAAGGCTTCTTTAGATAAAAATGCCcttcatccatttatttttttataaaatattttttatattaaaaataatataatatttaaataaaattttaaattatttataaaaatttaaataaatttttatttttttattatatttaattaaatctttatattattattttagatcaaacaaatataaataattaactaattatcattaatcaaatcaTATAACGTTGAAATAATGTTAATGTGGAAGATAAAAAAAGTcatatgattatattattatatcaaaTTAGTATATCAtgttatcattaattatgatatgtttgtATGTCAAGTCAACTACACGTGACATAAAacgataaataatattttaattaaattaatcataatatttatttgatttaaaataaaaatataataactttttaaacttacaataaaaatataaaaatttaattacacgtagtaaaaatataaaaatttatttaaattttttaaaataatttaaagatttttttagatattataccGTTTAAAATTGTGCAACAAAGGAATAGAAGAGGTatgatatataaaaaaatacctCACCAAAATCTGGTCTTGTTATTTTTGTCTCTTAAAATCATaagtatattttaatattgttatttagtcaaataatcaataaacatACAATAACTTTATTTGAAGATTTTTATATTATCAAAGGTAGCACATATGCATCTATATAAATGAATAGATAGATGGATAAATAATCACgtttaaataataattgtataaatataacaaaaatagaagtaaaaaaaataaaagtcttTCTTATTGTTGCTTACtttctttcattatttattatttatttttttgatttttcaaaaaatacttTGACATCAAAGAGACGtgtaaaaataaaactgaaaattaattaaaatagttaaataattagAACGCACATCATTGTATAATGTAAGTAATTAATATCAGTAGAATCATAATATTATCAGctcaataaatattaaattatttttccaaatgtactttttatttttttagcaaaaaatgataaaaaaaccAAGAAGCACCACCAAAGCCAACTATTTTCCTCTTTGTTGCCACGTGGAGTTTGGGCTATCATGTGTTTGAGAAGTCAAATCCCACAagtaataaattttcattatattatcAGGTCACACGTGAAGTCAGGCAACTTGTGGCAACAAGTCGAAGATTGGTGACGTGGCTTCTTAGGTGATGGTGGTAGCGAGTGCCCCCTCACATTCCCCCGTGCTTATTTCAATCATATTATAGTCTTTGCCTGCGGTCACCAACCCAAACCAACCAATGCCCAAAGCCATTTTGGCAATTtaaaaaaccattttcatcaaaatttatgGCAAATGGCATTTACGCCCCTAGATATTTGTGTTCATATTTCTATCTTCATAAGGTTTTGGCTTTGGGTCTTTCAACATTCCACAAAGAAATTAATGAGAGACATTCATccaccatttttttttgttaaattggTGAGAATTGAGAAATTAGAGTCCATGAACAAATTGCCCTTTTTGATCTCTTTGGATTTAACCGCTAAACTTAAGTTTATGCAATTAAGTCCTTCTTCGTCCCGCTCACGACATTAATTGTCGAAATTGATATGAAATAATTCTTCTATCattagattattattattattattattattattattattataaataaattggaTCCATTTTAGTCTCacacttttaaatttttaggttttatggATGTTGATATTGCTTAAtaatgtatttattttttttttgcctttatcaatatcatcaatttcaaacCCAACCAAACAAGCTTTGATCTTAAAGGGAACAAATCATGGTCCAATGGAACATCCATCCAGACGAATGTTGTCCGAACTTAGTCAAAATTGACTTTTGCTTACCCAAAAGGTCATGTTTTTaacattcttttaatttatacacactaccattttcttttaatatttcaatcAAACGAGCATTTACTATGATAGTCAAGTGAATTTAAATTGGATCGGATCGATGATCCTTTCattaaaagagagaaagtaaaaaagttttttcttaattacgaaatttttaattttttaatatttattcttattttttactgtctcaacaattaaattaataacaaGACATCGAAATTTGAATAACTTTATTAAAGTAAATGTGCGTATGTTATCGCcatcaattatttattttttatattctacTTGCTATATTAAATTATTCCCTATCTCACAATTAGTTATTGCATTTTCTAAAGACCCAAgttgaataatttttcaatactCAGAGATTATTCAAAGTTTTTGATAATGTGAATGTTAGGATTGCACTCCAAGTGCAATACATTGTTTAGGTAATagatttttactcttttaaaaaCTCCATTTCCAAAAGTCACGTCACAAAGTCAATCAATCTAAATATTCTAGGAAAATACAAAGACTTTCTCCAAGTTTGATAAACAAATGCGCTCACCTCTCGaataagtaattttattaattattaaagttaattttaaataGACAAACATGGTACAAGTTGAATGATGTGGCAAAATACGATATAAATAATTGACGTATAAATGATGTTACAAGAACGTATAGTGACGGACGTGTCATTGTGTCAAATAAATTGCAATAACAAAAAAGGTTAATACATGAACAACTAATCAAGTGACTCCAATACCAtgttagaaaaagaaaaatttttgtataacAAAAAACTGTATAAGTTATATAGAATGTATTGAGAAAATctaaattacatatatataatcttATTCATATTCTAGTTCTAAGTAATAGTGTTACACTATAACTCTAATAACATTATTATAGTTTAAccaaataataatattgtataataattttccctaaataatttatataattatccTAACAATATAAAGTgaacaaataaataacaaaGCAATATAcctatattttcatttaaaattaatttaataattaacactattattttttttcaagagaGTAAACGTATGTTCAACCAAATCTCAAAAGATATGTATTTTCAATCGAACTTAAGAAGGGTCTTTTTATTCTATCCCAATGGTTTGTTTTAGCttgttttaatgtttaattaattaataattagtGACTCTTTTGGTCACTGTactaatatatatgtatatatatttgttggTTAGAAAATGGTCCAACTAttgaataaattaatcaaactTTGTATAAATACAacctaaaataaaatgaaaaagggcATGGAAAAGAACTTATTAAAAGACGAAAATAAAGGAACGAAAAAGTTTAAActgtaaaataaataaataaatgaattcCCATCTTTGAATTCTCCCTATTGCCAAAGGAATAATAGAGTTGCCCATGAGCACGTACCCATTgtcaattgaaaaattaaattgagaagaaaaacaaacaaacataatttcacatttcaaatatttgatttaacaaCAATGATAACTacataaatttttaacttaaaaattaatattcgaataagcattcttttttttttttgttttaaccaCCAAGCATATTGAGAAGCCAATTTTCCCATGCATGGATTTGATTGCATCTTGCTCTAACTATCTTCATGTTggttttcatatttttaaatatatatttaggtGACGGTGCGAATTGAGTGGATTAAGTTAAGTTTAAGTggattattttgaattaaattatcTAAAATTCATATCATTATAGCTTCGGATTACTCTCTTATATGTcatttcaaatataaatctttttaaaattcagGTCCATGATGCTTTGGGTTTCAATTTAGAgaattaattgaatttgagTCAATTCAAGtcatatttgttaattatttctactatatttattattttctaatcaaattaaaagttCGAACTGagaaaagattaaattttttttacacaatttaaattttaggttatttcacatataaaattaatccaaatttaaattattttagattttgatcatattaaGTTGagctttcattattttttttttctgaatttggattgttgactttttaaaagtttttggAAAGAGAGTAATGGATTGTTGATGTTTAATTTGCCGAACTTGTATATTTATTAAGTTCTAAACAAAAAACCTATATATTTTACAtgtagacaaaaaaaaaaaattaaactccTCGAATAAGATTAGAATGtaataatatgtttattaaatatattagcGACTGAAAAAATGGCCTCCTACTTTTTCAACTTGCGAGTAATTTTTTCATCGCCTTTGGAGTCTGGAGATGTGCGTAAAACTGAAGCTCCACGCGGTTTTGTATTCTCCTTTGTTTGTTTAGTCAGAATGAAAAGATTTGCGCtttaaaaaatagagtatACCCATGGCGTAATATCAAACCTTTacctgaagaagaaaagaaaaaagaaaactgtgGTGATGAGAGTTTTACCAAGTAAAAACCCCAAGGCCAAGACCCAAGAGCGAGGAAATATAGAAACGAGTGAGGCATTTGCTTTGACTTGGCCATGGTTGAAATGTTTTGAGAAAGCTGTAAATGTGAACTGGCTTTCGTGAAAGGACAGGTATTTTTAGTAGTTAAAAGCCAAATGAAGTTTAAACTAATGGAGCAGGAAACAGAGAGGAAGAAACCCATCAACGAGAAGACCAGGTaaaatcacattttttttctttctctaaagtatatattaattagttgGTAATTTTCGGtgcatttattttttccatATGAAACCGCGTTTTTGGAAAGTAgacttttccttttctttttcttttgttttgattcaaagtctTTAACACTGATTCTAAGCAGACCACCACCAGCCAAAAAAgcctccatttttcttctttacctGAAGGCTTCTCCCTTTGCCTTTGCCTTCTTATTTGCTTAGGTTTCCATTTCCTCTgccatcattttttttttatcccagaaattttgtttctcttctctAAAAAAAGCCTCAACaatttaaagtatttttttctttctgggTTTTGGTTTTCTTGAGTCTTGccttttgtttctcatttgtttttctttgttttggtgTCCTGTTTCTGCGTTTTTGTGCTTATACTCTTCTTTGTTATTGAATCGGAAGAAAGATTCCTGATTTTCCTCTCACCAGCTAGGCCTTAAATTTTGAGACTTTTTTCAGCTTTTGGGGTcttgtttttcatttcatgTAGGATTTTCTTTGTGACCAAACAAGAGAAGATCAGTGCAATGTTGGTGAAAGTTTCTCTaagtcttcttcttcttcttctttcaatttcctctGGTGCTTTTGAAGCAATTGCTAGAGTGCATCATGATCACATCAAAAATGGAAATTCCAACATCTCCACGCTTACTGGCATCGAACTCCCTGACCACATGAGCTTCAATGCAGTTTCTTCTTCAACAAGCAACAGTGGTTGCAGCCTATCAAAACAGAAGAAAGCAAAACCATCGCAAAAGATAGCTTCCCAAGAAGTAAGTTCTTATCTTGACGATGAGGATGAGGAAGATGAACAACAAAAACCAAAGAAGTCAGTGAAGCTGCACTTGAAGCATAGGCAGATAGATGGGAAGGCTGAGCCTAAAAATTCTGTTTTGGAGTCAACGATGAGGGATTTGACCAGAATTCGCACATTTCGTACAAGGGTCATTGAGAAGAAGAACCAAAATGTCATTTCAAGGCTAAACAATGATAGGAAGCAATCAAAGCAGCATTTGAAGCCTGTGGTTGAAAAAGCAGCAGCGCCAGAACCCTATACAAGTGGGGTTCCTGGCCAGCTTGTGGCAACTTTGGAGTCTGGTGTGAGTCTTGGCTCAGGAGAGTATTTTATTGATGTGTTTGTTGGTACTCCTCCCAAACACTTCTCTTTGATACTTGATACTGGTAGTGACCTTAATTGGATTCAATGTGTTCCTTGTTATGATTGTTTCGAGCAAAATGGGCCTCATTATGATCCTAGGGAGTCAAGTTCCTTTAGGAATATAAGTTGCCACGATCCTAGGTGTCAGTTGGTTTCATCACCTGATCCTCCTCAGCCTTGCAAAGCTGAGAATCAAACGTGTCCTTACTATTATTGGTATGGGGATAGTTCCAATACGACTGGTGATTTTGCAGTTGAGACATTTACTGTCAATCTCACATCGCCTAGTGGGAAATCAGAATTTAGACAGGTGGAGAATGTGATGTTTGGTTGTGGCCATTGGAATAGAGGCCTCTTCCATGGTGCTGCAGGGTTGTTGGGGCTTGGGAGAGGACCTCTCTCGTTTGCCTCTCAGCTGCAATCACTATACGgtcattctttttcttattgtcTTGTTGATCGAAACAGTGATGCCAATGTCAGCAGCAAGTTGATTTTTGGGGAAGACAAAGATCTTCTGAGCCACCCGAACTTGAATTTCACAGCATTGGTTGCTGGCAAGGAAAATTCTGTTGATACATTTTACTATGTCCAGATAAAATCAGTCATTGTTGGAGGAGAGGTGTTGAATATACCAGAGGAGACATGGCAGCTGTCAGCTGATGGTGCTGGTGGTACAATCATTGATTCGGGTACTACTCTAAGTTATTTTGCAGACCCTACTTATCAGATTATTAAGGACGCATTtgtgaagaaaacaaaaggataTCCagttttgaaagattttccAGTCTTGGATCCTTGTTACAATGTGTCTGGAGTTGAAAATGTGGAGCTGCCTGATTTTGGGATTCAGTTTGTTGATGGAGCCGTATGGAATTTCCCAGTTGAGAACTACTTCATCTGGCTTGAAGAGGATGTTGTTTGTTTGGCAATTTTGGGGACTCCACGATCAGCCCTTTCAATTATTGGAAACTATCAGCAGCAGAATTTCCATATCTTGTATGACACAAAGAAGTCTAGACTGGGATATGCACCAATGAAGTGTGCAGATGTTTGAAATCTTGTTTAGAGTTAAGGTGGTAGGATAGAAACTGCAAACATGGAGTTTCTGGAGGGGGatattctttttagttttcctttcaaaaataGAGGTAACATA
Protein-coding sequences here:
- the LOC18612234 gene encoding aspartyl protease family protein 2, with amino-acid sequence MKFKLMEQETERKKPINEKTRIFFVTKQEKISAMLVKVSLSLLLLLLSISSGAFEAIARVHHDHIKNGNSNISTLTGIELPDHMSFNAVSSSTSNSGCSLSKQKKAKPSQKIASQEVSSYLDDEDEEDEQQKPKKSVKLHLKHRQIDGKAEPKNSVLESTMRDLTRIRTFRTRVIEKKNQNVISRLNNDRKQSKQHLKPVVEKAAAPEPYTSGVPGQLVATLESGVSLGSGEYFIDVFVGTPPKHFSLILDTGSDLNWIQCVPCYDCFEQNGPHYDPRESSSFRNISCHDPRCQLVSSPDPPQPCKAENQTCPYYYWYGDSSNTTGDFAVETFTVNLTSPSGKSEFRQVENVMFGCGHWNRGLFHGAAGLLGLGRGPLSFASQLQSLYGHSFSYCLVDRNSDANVSSKLIFGEDKDLLSHPNLNFTALVAGKENSVDTFYYVQIKSVIVGGEVLNIPEETWQLSADGAGGTIIDSGTTLSYFADPTYQIIKDAFVKKTKGYPVLKDFPVLDPCYNVSGVENVELPDFGIQFVDGAVWNFPVENYFIWLEEDVVCLAILGTPRSALSIIGNYQQQNFHILYDTKKSRLGYAPMKCADV